The Pirellulaceae bacterium region GCAGGAGACCGTTGTTCGCGGCAACCCATGATCGAGTAAAAATCTCATTAGACGCGGTGAAGTTCGAGAATCTTGTCGTTCAAACTGGCCGCTGCGTATGCTAGAGCTTGCCTAATATCGTCACACTCCTGTTCTGGGAACTCCTTGGCCAATTCTTGACGATCAGGATACACAGCTACCACTTCGAGAACGCGACGAACTGTCAGGCGAAGCCCTCGGATACAAGGTTGACCATTCATAACCGCCGGATCGATGGTAATTCGATTGAATCTAACCACAAGTTGCTCCACTTGAGTAAGAGAAACATGCCGGAAGTCTAGTATAACAGACAATCGTCTTGCCAGTAGTTAAACGAAGCGAGCTTATTCACGTGTCTTGGTCGCATCAAGATTGAACAGGGAATTGACGATCATGGTAAACGCAGCCAGCTCGATACGCTGCGCATCGCTAGTTGGGCTCAAATCAGCTGTCATCATTTGAGCGGCCTCAACATTATCCCGATATAGTGCACGAAAGCTCTCCAGCCCGCTAAGTAGATCCGCTTGAACGTCGACACTAGGCAGGTGGGATGTAACGGACTCGAAGGCCACACACAAACGCTGAATGTCGCTCTGATCTGATGAGCTCACCAATTGCTGAGCGAAATGTCGTGCCGCTTCAAAATACTGACTCTCGTTCATCATCAGCAAGGCTTGTACGGGCGTATTGGTGCGTTCGCGCCGCGATGTACAGCTTTCCCGCGTCGGTGCATCGAAGATCGTCATCTGTGGTGGTGGCATCGCCCGCTTCCAGAATGTGTACAGGCTGCGGCGAAAAATGTCTTCCCCAGTATCCTGTTGAAAGGAATAGGTAGAGGACGAGACCATGGAAACCGTCTTCCACAGATCAGCCGGCTGTGGCGGTTTTACGCTCTTTCCATACATGGTGCTGTTCAGCAAACCACTGATGGCCAGGATTTGATCGCGAATCACCTCCGAGTCCAAGCGAATCCGCGGGGCGCGGGCCAGCAACCGGTTGTCGGCATCGGCACGATGCTGGTCAGATGAGACACGCGAAGATTGCTGGTAGGTCTGTGACATCGCGATCGACCGAACAAGCGACTTGACGTCCCAGTTCGTGTTGACAAATGTATTGGCCAAGTCGTCCAACAAATCGGGATGACTGGGATACTCACCCTGGGCTCCAAAATCTTCCGAGGTCTTTACCAGTCCCACGCCAAAAAACTGTTGCCAGATACGATTCACCGTCACGCGGGCCAGCAGCGGGTGCCGCTTGTCGGTTATCCAGCGTGCCAGATCGAGTCGCGTGTTAAGATTGCCATTGGACTCCATTGGTGGCAGAAATGCTGGCGTGTCCCTGGAAACCTCTTCGCCCGGCTGGTCGTAAGCCCCACGTTTGAGAATATAGGCTGGTCGCACGTCGGATCGTTCTTTCATGACCAAAGCGATCGGAATGCTGCGCCGCAGCTGATCCAGTGCTTTCTGCAGTCGGTTAAGCTCCTGCTCCTCTTCTTTCAACTTGGCCGCTAGCGCAGCGGCCTCTGTGGTCGTCGCCCTGCTGTCAGTTTCGCTTGGCTTGCCGAGAGCACCGTCCGGCCCACTTGCCGATTCAAGCTCCATGAGTGAGCGTTTCAAATTGTCGACATCGACCTTGGCTGCCGCCAGTTGCGAGTCGAGCGCATTCAGGCTGCTCGCCTGCTCTGGTGTCGGCAGTTGAAGAATTGGAGGCTGCTGCTCGCGCCCCGGCGTTTCGGGATCTCCATCGATGTTGTTAAAGAAGGCAAAGAGTTGGTAGAAATCTCGCTGCTTCACGGGATCATATTTGTGGTCATGGCACACGGCGCATTCCAGTGTCATTCCCATGAACACTGTACCGAAGGCCGAAACCTGGTCCACCACATTGCGGGTATAGCTTTCCTGTGGAGGATTCGTGCCTTTGTCCATCACCATGTGCAGGCGATTGTAGCCGGAGGCGATCTGCTGGTCGGTGGTCGCGCGCTCCAACAGGTCGCCTGCAAGCTGCTCGGTGACAAATCGGTCGAAAGGCATGTTGGCGTTGAATGCTCGTATTACCCAGTCGCGAT contains the following coding sequences:
- a CDS encoding DUF433 domain-containing protein → MVRFNRITIDPAVMNGQPCIRGLRLTVRRVLEVVAVYPDRQELAKEFPEQECDDIRQALAYAAASLNDKILELHRV
- a CDS encoding PSD1 domain-containing protein, which gives rise to MRSLAILLTLPVLMASSALYASDDVVSYNRDIRPLLSDRCFVCHGPDDAKREADLRLDVADGDQGPFQKRGGQQVIVPGEPNSSELWRRLTTDDDSLQMPPQESGKKPLTTAQRELFRRWIEQGAQYDRFWSFEPPRPQVLPAVENSNWPAGRIDQFVLATLERQRMQPQPPTDRRTLIRRITLDLTGLPPSRRDIQQFEQDADPDAYGKLVDHLLATPQYGEHLGRYWLDLVRYADTNGMHHDHYRELSQYRDWVIRAFNANMPFDRFVTEQLAGDLLERATTDQQIASGYNRLHMVMDKGTNPPQESYTRNVVDQVSAFGTVFMGMTLECAVCHDHKYDPVKQRDFYQLFAFFNNIDGDPETPGREQQPPILQLPTPEQASSLNALDSQLAAAKVDVDNLKRSLMELESASGPDGALGKPSETDSRATTTEAAALAAKLKEEEQELNRLQKALDQLRRSIPIALVMKERSDVRPAYILKRGAYDQPGEEVSRDTPAFLPPMESNGNLNTRLDLARWITDKRHPLLARVTVNRIWQQFFGVGLVKTSEDFGAQGEYPSHPDLLDDLANTFVNTNWDVKSLVRSIAMSQTYQQSSRVSSDQHRADADNRLLARAPRIRLDSEVIRDQILAISGLLNSTMYGKSVKPPQPADLWKTVSMVSSSTYSFQQDTGEDIFRRSLYTFWKRAMPPPQMTIFDAPTRESCTSRRERTNTPVQALLMMNESQYFEAARHFAQQLVSSSDQSDIQRLCVAFESVTSHLPSVDVQADLLSGLESFRALYRDNVEAAQMMTADLSPTSDAQRIELAAFTMIVNSLFNLDATKTRE